Proteins encoded in a region of the Lysobacterales bacterium genome:
- a CDS encoding Fic family protein, giving the protein MRSYLRAPSLDDKFWRDPERVSRVAALTPSISDAQYYHWEELRHRTPPAGVEALDWWYALKLKRSMSARSYAELQGFGGRPLTVSMIAAMDAQLAQCDRQLAGEIAHQNVPLDAQTRDRYLSSALMEEAIHSSLFEGAVSTREIAKDMLREQRAPINQYERMIVNNHRAMLHLRELAKQPLTVEAVLNLHAILVDGTLKHPDQAGRIQSPSDERIVVWDQKSQSAVHTPPAADELPQRLERLIAFANGDDIEGDRYTHPVLRSILLHFQLAFDHPFADGNGRTARALFYWSMLRHGYWLAEFISISRLIYQRPDPYRRSFLHVESDPQDATYFVQQQLELIRGAIDELHGYVDRKRRELDAIRALVRRRDDLNNRQLALLDHALRHPDAAYTHGSHAASHRISIMAARNDLQALVAAKLLSQQKRSKKFVYRPVPKLEVKLKR; this is encoded by the coding sequence ATGAGAAGTTATCTGCGCGCCCCGAGTCTGGATGACAAGTTCTGGCGTGACCCGGAACGCGTAAGCCGGGTCGCTGCTCTCACGCCATCCATTTCCGATGCCCAGTACTACCACTGGGAAGAGTTGCGGCATCGCACCCCTCCGGCTGGTGTCGAGGCCCTCGACTGGTGGTATGCGCTGAAACTCAAGCGCAGCATGAGCGCGCGCTCCTATGCAGAGCTGCAAGGATTCGGCGGTCGCCCGCTGACCGTCTCGATGATCGCCGCAATGGACGCGCAATTGGCCCAATGCGACCGCCAGCTTGCCGGCGAAATCGCTCATCAGAATGTCCCTCTCGATGCACAGACGCGTGATCGCTATCTCTCCAGTGCCTTGATGGAGGAAGCCATCCACTCCAGCCTGTTCGAGGGTGCCGTCAGCACCCGCGAGATCGCCAAAGACATGTTGCGCGAGCAACGCGCACCCATCAATCAGTACGAGCGGATGATCGTCAACAACCATCGGGCGATGTTGCATCTGCGGGAACTCGCGAAGCAGCCCTTGACCGTGGAAGCGGTACTCAACCTGCACGCGATCCTGGTCGACGGCACGTTGAAACATCCCGATCAGGCGGGGCGTATCCAGAGCCCGAGCGACGAACGCATTGTGGTCTGGGATCAGAAATCCCAGTCTGCCGTGCACACGCCGCCCGCCGCAGATGAGTTGCCGCAACGCCTGGAACGACTCATCGCCTTCGCCAACGGAGATGACATCGAAGGCGATCGATATACGCATCCCGTTCTGCGGTCGATTCTTCTGCATTTCCAGTTGGCGTTCGACCATCCCTTTGCCGACGGCAACGGACGGACTGCTCGTGCGTTGTTCTATTGGTCGATGCTGCGCCATGGCTACTGGCTGGCCGAGTTCATCTCGATCTCGCGCCTGATCTACCAACGACCGGATCCCTATCGGCGTTCCTTTCTCCACGTCGAGAGCGACCCGCAAGACGCGACCTATTTCGTGCAGCAGCAATTGGAACTGATTCGCGGCGCCATCGACGAATTGCACGGCTACGTCGACCGAAAGCGGCGGGAGCTCGATGCGATTCGCGCATTGGTCCGCCGCCGCGACGACTTGAACAACCGGCAGCTGGCGCTACTGGATCATGCATTGCGCCATCCAGACGCCGCATATACGCACGGATCGCATGCGGCCTCGCATCGCATCTCGATCATGGCGGCACGCAACGACCTGCAAGCGCTGGTTGCGGCGAAGCTCTTGTCACAGCAAAAGCGCAGCAAGAAATTCGTCTATCGCCCGGTGCCAAAGCTTGAGGTCAAGCTCAAGCGTTGA
- a CDS encoding FtsX-like permease family protein, producing MNHTRSLLRLSWRQLRRDLASGELRVLFASLVLAVLAVTVVGFVTDRATRALALEANRLLGGDAVLRADGPIPEPLRAAANDARLQRSEVWTFNSMLRADDAFKLGEVRALGAGYPLRGAYRLRDANGGERSHRGAPEPGTAWLSRAGADALGLGIGDRVTLGRSEFTLSALVVQEPDAVLDYFNTAPKVFIPLADLDATGLVQPGARIVYRLVVAGDESAVRGFVSSATPLLGRGQRIETAADARPEIRSALNLADRFLGLAALVSVVLASIAVAMAARRHSARHLDDAAVLRCLGASQRLIASLHLLALILLTLLASFLGIALAFALQWFAGGSLERTLGITVPVAGPMPALYGAAVGFTVLLSFALPPVLALRRVPALRVLRRDIPLVEPSALLTTLIGLTGLTALLWWKSGSAQLASSLLGGLALAFIALAAIAGVLLFALRGLRRRLRGAWRYGLANLSRRAASSLAQIAAIGLGLTVLLLLGLVRSDLLARWRESIPEDAPNQFVINIQQDQVDGVRALLVEQRLAQTTLFPMVRGRLAAVNGRAVSGEDYDDRGERARRLAEREFNLSATESFAEDNVATDGRLWTADDLAQAQWSVEEGFAKSLGWHIGDRVAFDVGGQRVEAPITSLRKVKWESFRPNFFVLGTPATIATLPTSYITSLHVPESQRGAVNALIERFPNLSVIDIGAVLTQVKGTVEQVTEVVELVFLFTLAAGVLVLFAAIHASQDERLREGSVMRVLGARRGQLRLAQLSEFLVIGLIAAAVAVIAANGIAASIAVRVLELPWTPNLRLSLEIAAIGLALVLAAGWFSTRRTVAAPPAETLRALA from the coding sequence ATGAACCACACGCGTTCGCTGCTGCGCCTGTCCTGGCGGCAATTGCGCCGCGACCTCGCCTCGGGCGAATTGCGCGTGTTGTTCGCGTCGCTGGTGCTGGCGGTGCTGGCGGTGACCGTGGTCGGTTTCGTGACCGATCGCGCCACGCGCGCACTGGCGCTCGAAGCCAATCGCCTGCTCGGCGGCGATGCCGTGCTGCGCGCCGACGGACCGATTCCGGAACCGCTGCGCGCGGCGGCGAACGATGCGCGCCTGCAACGCAGCGAAGTCTGGACCTTCAACAGCATGTTGCGCGCTGACGATGCCTTCAAACTGGGCGAAGTGCGCGCGCTCGGTGCGGGCTATCCGCTGCGCGGCGCCTATCGCCTGCGCGATGCGAACGGTGGCGAGCGCAGCCATCGCGGTGCCCCGGAACCCGGCACGGCGTGGTTGTCGCGCGCCGGCGCCGACGCGCTCGGCCTCGGCATCGGCGATCGGGTCACGCTCGGGCGCAGCGAATTCACGTTGTCGGCGCTGGTCGTGCAGGAGCCGGACGCGGTGCTCGACTATTTCAACACCGCGCCGAAGGTCTTCATCCCCCTCGCCGATCTGGACGCCACTGGCCTGGTGCAGCCCGGTGCGCGCATCGTCTATCGACTCGTCGTGGCCGGAGACGAGTCGGCCGTGCGCGGCTTCGTGAGCTCGGCCACGCCGCTGCTTGGTCGCGGGCAGCGGATCGAGACCGCCGCCGACGCGCGCCCGGAGATTCGCAGTGCGCTCAATCTGGCCGATCGCTTCCTCGGCCTTGCCGCGCTGGTCTCGGTGGTGCTGGCGAGCATCGCGGTGGCGATGGCGGCACGCCGACACAGCGCCCGCCATCTCGACGATGCCGCAGTGCTGCGTTGCCTTGGTGCCAGCCAACGCCTGATCGCGTCGCTGCATTTGCTCGCCCTGATCCTGCTGACCTTGCTGGCGTCATTCCTCGGCATCGCACTCGCGTTCGCGCTGCAGTGGTTCGCCGGTGGCAGCCTGGAGCGCACGCTCGGCATCACCGTGCCCGTGGCCGGACCCATGCCGGCACTTTACGGTGCCGCGGTCGGCTTCACCGTGTTGCTCAGTTTCGCGCTGCCACCGGTGCTGGCCTTGCGCCGTGTGCCGGCGCTACGCGTGCTGCGCCGGGACATCCCGCTGGTCGAGCCGAGCGCACTCCTGACGACCCTGATCGGACTGACCGGCTTGACCGCCTTGCTGTGGTGGAAGTCGGGTTCGGCGCAACTGGCGAGCAGCCTGCTCGGGGGTCTGGCCCTTGCCTTCATCGCACTTGCAGCGATCGCGGGCGTACTGCTGTTTGCGCTGCGTGGATTGCGTCGACGTCTGCGCGGTGCCTGGCGTTATGGCCTGGCGAACCTGTCGCGCCGCGCCGCGTCGAGCCTGGCGCAGATCGCGGCAATTGGCCTTGGCCTGACCGTGCTGCTGCTGCTCGGTCTGGTCCGCTCCGATCTGTTGGCACGCTGGCGCGAGTCCATTCCCGAGGACGCACCGAACCAGTTCGTGATCAATATCCAGCAGGATCAGGTCGACGGCGTGCGTGCCCTGCTCGTCGAGCAACGACTGGCGCAGACCACGCTGTTCCCGATGGTGCGCGGCCGCCTCGCGGCGGTGAACGGTCGAGCGGTCAGCGGCGAGGACTACGACGATCGCGGCGAACGCGCGCGCCGTCTGGCCGAGCGCGAGTTCAACCTGAGCGCCACCGAATCTTTCGCGGAGGACAACGTCGCCACCGACGGTCGACTGTGGACCGCGGACGATCTGGCGCAGGCGCAATGGTCGGTCGAGGAAGGCTTCGCGAAGTCGCTCGGCTGGCACATCGGCGATCGCGTCGCGTTCGATGTCGGCGGCCAACGCGTCGAGGCGCCGATCACCAGCCTGCGCAAGGTCAAATGGGAAAGTTTCCGCCCGAACTTCTTCGTGCTCGGCACACCGGCGACGATCGCGACGTTGCCGACCAGCTACATCACCAGCCTGCACGTGCCGGAGTCGCAGCGCGGCGCCGTGAACGCATTGATCGAACGCTTCCCGAACCTGAGCGTGATCGACATCGGCGCAGTATTGACGCAGGTGAAGGGCACCGTCGAACAAGTCACCGAAGTGGTCGAACTGGTGTTCCTGTTCACGCTCGCGGCCGGGGTGCTGGTGCTGTTCGCGGCGATCCATGCCAGCCAGGACGAACGCCTGCGCGAAGGCTCGGTGATGCGCGTGCTTGGCGCACGCCGTGGCCAGTTGCGACTCGCCCAGCTCTCCGAATTCCTGGTCATCGGCCTGATCGCCGCGGCCGTGGCCGTGATCGCCGCAAATGGCATCGCCGCCAGCATCGCGGTCCGCGTGCTGGAATTGCCGTGGACGCCGAACCTGCGATTGAGCCTGGAGATCGCCGCGATCGGACTGGCCCTGGTGCTGGCGGCCGGCTGGTTCAGCACACGTCGGACGGTCGCCGCACCTCCCGCGGAGACCCTGCGCGCACTCGCCTGA
- a CDS encoding carboxypeptidase regulatory-like domain-containing protein, with protein MFKTLLRASLLLAPVVAQAVAPAVDIDELHQRQFRYARAMMQLNQLEGFERGPSIEVLLRQEREAKAKRAEERWRDPADVRTQSMDEFAKAVEQVAGDQRAKRTMSRQWLIDEPYPSHWSVSGNEAAAADCARAIEHPLDQPLRIEMNRDGVAWLRVTAPGKGYWAFDTLVSEFDTKLSVYRDCRDIESAPMQVADDSIGLGSIVGLDAKAAGQRFLIKLERKGGVGSVVVAKGVAAQSISGHVRRASDSTPVAHGRVVVRYNGDWRLLEADGSFTIPIYSPGSYQLRAYGGDLLVSEGYPSAPCFSNASTHDWSCDGELQSVTVAAGQQVENIDFSLNDAAVLAGIVVDDETGAPIPSAVVSAMHAGATPEPTSVRIISADAAGRYRIAGLSPGAWRLQFEAARYKSERWHDVECPGLCQPGSGDAIDAAAGQTIWIEGRLSPSPYLAFPVRIAGAPLAGASVLLFDENGQYLQTTYSNAQGIAEATPPGPGPFRAMVHAANAFPHVVGWGHCATANCEIELGQGALILSPTGVVTLPPIDLKRLPAVTGTVISSMGGAVTDGAAWITPMGNGSGAYAYTDAQGKYDIPALFPGDYSVRFVSPSHVDEVWPDIPCDVVLGPQCPFGNTLTISPSSPALITLDAELVRAPMISGRVQSLQDRSIGTVVFADLLSDDGGIVRSWALYPEIEHAEYVLTSVPLGAFRLGMQSHNFMPQVFDGIDCGKVVDQHYPCSLVGAPTIDVPLEGVREAVDFKLLADDSRRIKVLDEESGVPVAGVNVDLWTPSGDFFASARTDVDGEAAMSSQFMPTSHPVLVSTDNTDGFTDEVYDDRLCPFGGSVFHGTCSLAGATPVPLTSPTGPLPAIEIQLSRDLLFATSFE; from the coding sequence ATGTTCAAGACCCTGCTTCGCGCGAGCCTGCTGCTCGCTCCCGTCGTCGCGCAAGCCGTGGCGCCCGCTGTCGATATCGACGAACTGCACCAGCGCCAGTTCCGCTACGCGCGGGCGATGATGCAGTTGAACCAGCTCGAGGGTTTCGAGCGCGGGCCGTCGATCGAAGTGCTGCTGCGGCAGGAACGTGAGGCCAAGGCGAAACGTGCCGAGGAGCGATGGCGCGATCCGGCGGATGTGCGTACGCAATCGATGGACGAATTCGCGAAGGCGGTCGAGCAGGTCGCTGGCGACCAGCGGGCCAAGCGCACGATGTCGCGGCAATGGCTGATCGACGAGCCGTACCCGTCGCACTGGTCGGTCAGTGGTAACGAAGCCGCTGCTGCCGATTGTGCGCGCGCCATCGAACATCCGCTCGATCAGCCGCTGCGCATCGAGATGAACCGTGACGGCGTGGCCTGGTTGCGCGTGACCGCGCCGGGCAAGGGTTACTGGGCCTTCGATACGCTGGTCAGCGAGTTCGATACGAAACTCAGCGTCTATCGCGATTGCCGCGATATCGAGTCCGCTCCAATGCAGGTGGCCGACGACAGCATCGGCTTGGGTTCGATCGTCGGTCTCGATGCGAAGGCGGCCGGTCAGCGCTTTCTGATCAAGCTCGAGCGGAAGGGGGGTGTTGGCTCGGTCGTCGTCGCGAAGGGCGTGGCGGCACAATCGATTTCCGGCCACGTGCGTCGCGCTTCCGACAGTACGCCCGTTGCCCATGGCCGTGTGGTGGTGCGATACAACGGAGACTGGCGGCTGCTCGAAGCCGACGGCAGCTTCACGATTCCGATCTACTCGCCCGGTAGCTACCAGTTGCGTGCCTACGGCGGCGATCTACTCGTGAGTGAGGGCTATCCGTCTGCGCCATGCTTTTCGAATGCGTCGACCCATGACTGGTCTTGCGACGGTGAACTGCAGTCCGTCACCGTCGCCGCTGGACAACAGGTTGAAAACATCGACTTCTCACTGAACGATGCAGCCGTGCTCGCCGGTATCGTTGTCGATGACGAGACCGGAGCGCCGATTCCGTCTGCCGTCGTCAGTGCGATGCACGCTGGCGCCACGCCCGAACCAACGTCGGTCAGGATCATCTCGGCGGATGCTGCCGGTCGCTATCGCATCGCTGGACTGTCGCCCGGGGCCTGGCGGCTTCAATTCGAAGCGGCCCGCTACAAGTCGGAGCGCTGGCACGACGTCGAATGCCCGGGTCTGTGCCAGCCTGGCAGCGGTGATGCCATCGACGCGGCGGCCGGACAGACGATCTGGATCGAGGGAAGATTGAGTCCTTCGCCGTACCTCGCCTTTCCGGTGCGAATCGCGGGTGCGCCCCTCGCCGGCGCGAGCGTATTGTTGTTTGACGAGAACGGCCAATATCTCCAGACGACCTACAGCAACGCGCAGGGTATCGCCGAGGCCACTCCGCCGGGTCCGGGTCCGTTCCGCGCGATGGTGCATGCCGCAAACGCGTTTCCCCACGTCGTGGGATGGGGTCACTGCGCGACTGCGAACTGCGAGATCGAACTCGGTCAAGGCGCGCTGATTCTGTCACCAACCGGCGTCGTGACCTTGCCCCCTATCGACCTCAAGCGGCTGCCCGCGGTGACCGGAACCGTGATCTCCAGCATGGGCGGCGCCGTCACCGATGGGGCTGCGTGGATCACGCCGATGGGCAATGGCTCGGGGGCCTATGCCTACACGGATGCCCAAGGCAAGTACGACATTCCAGCGCTGTTCCCGGGCGACTATTCGGTGCGATTCGTTTCGCCGAGCCACGTCGACGAAGTCTGGCCTGATATTCCGTGCGACGTCGTGCTGGGGCCGCAGTGTCCGTTCGGGAACACGCTGACGATTTCGCCGTCGTCGCCGGCCTTGATCACGCTCGACGCCGAACTCGTCCGCGCCCCGATGATCAGCGGTCGCGTTCAGTCGCTCCAGGATCGATCCATCGGTACGGTCGTGTTTGCCGATCTCCTCTCCGACGACGGAGGCATCGTTCGTTCGTGGGCGCTCTATCCGGAAATCGAGCATGCGGAATATGTACTGACGAGCGTGCCGTTGGGAGCGTTTCGTCTGGGCATGCAGTCGCACAACTTCATGCCACAGGTGTTCGATGGAATCGACTGCGGAAAGGTCGTCGACCAACACTATCCGTGCAGTCTGGTCGGTGCTCCGACGATCGACGTGCCGCTGGAGGGCGTGCGGGAAGCCGTCGACTTCAAATTGCTCGCCGACGATTCGCGCCGAATCAAGGTTCTCGACGAAGAATCCGGCGTTCCGGTGGCGGGCGTCAACGTCGATCTCTGGACGCCCTCAGGCGACTTCTTCGCCTCCGCTCGAACCGATGTCGACGGCGAAGCGGCGATGTCGTCGCAGTTCATGCCCACTTCCCATCCAGTGCTCGTATCGACCGACAACACCGATGGCTTCACCGACGAAGTCTACGATGACAGGCTCTGCCCGTTCGGCGGGTCGGTGTTCCACGGAACCTGTTCGCTGGCCGGCGCGACTCCGGTGCCACTGACGTCACCGACCGGACCGCTTCCGGCGATCGAAATCCAGTTGTCGCGCGATCTGTTGTTCGCCACGTCGTTCGAATAG
- a CDS encoding indolepyruvate ferredoxin oxidoreductase family protein: protein MAVPAEQLDRSYSLEDKYTRREGRIFLSGVQALVRLPIMQALRDQAAGLNTGGFISGYRGSPLGGFDLELWKAKKHLESQKVKFQPGLNEDLGATMVWGSQQTNLFPGAKYDGVFSMWYGKGPGVDRCGDVFKHGNAAGTSKYGGVLALAADDHACRSSTLPHGSEHEFVSALMPILNPAGVQDILDMGLLGWAMSRFTGRWVGFKTIAETVESSASVNVNPHQLDIVLPDDFALPNGGLNIRWPDPPLDQEMRLHKYAVAAAEAFARANRIDKTVIDSPRARFGIVTTGKSYLDVLQALEYLGIDRTHGREIGIRVYKVGMTWPLEPIGIRNFARGLEDILIVEEKRSFIESQMKEAMYNWDHATRPSIVGKYNEGGEWILPSTSELTPAMIAMAIAARLARFFTSETIQDRLKWIEEKERELAAPRANFPRAAHYCSGCPHNSSTVVPEGSRALGGIGCHYMVTWMDRRTDTFTQMGGEGTTWCGQAPFTEEKHVFQNLGDGTYFHSGSLAIRQAIAAKVNITYKILYNDAVAMTGGQPVDGTLTVPDIAHQVRSEGVKTIIVLSDEIEKWSRPEIFPEGVEFLHRDELDAVQKRLREEPGVTVIIFDQTCAAEKRRRRKRGKMVDPAKRTFINPAVCEGCGDCGVKSNCVSVMPLETEFGRKREINQNDCNKDFSCVKGFCPSFVTIEGGGLKKKKGSGAQLDVANLPLPSFKSDLDQPWNILVTGIGGTGVVTIGALIGMAAHLEGKGTSVLDQTGLAQKGGAVTTHVRVARSPNDIHAVRIAAGEADLVLGCDMVVVNDYWAMSKIRAGRAHTVLNGYEAMPGTFTRNPDMQFPKLQIVDAVQTAMGGDKPDLIDATELATALLGDSIATNTFMLGYAWQKGFVPVSMEALMRAIELNGAAIELNKRAFYWGRLAAHDIASVKKAAAVRSAPAFIDFVGASEAATDAHEHLATSAAFEGFGKLAQSLDETIALRVKYLSEYQDTAYAQRYKALVAQVRAAEAKLGSSSALAETVARYAFKLLAYKDEYEVARLYTTGDFQKRIAETFDGDYTIRFNLAPPLLAKKDADGHLVKSEYGPWIFTAFKLLAKFKGLRGGFFDVFGRTAERKMERQLIVDYFRTVEELIGKLDAGNLALAVQIAEVPEHIRGYGHVKEAHLAKAKAKEAELLARFRNPVAVEAAKAA, encoded by the coding sequence ATGGCCGTTCCCGCCGAGCAGCTTGACCGTTCCTATTCGCTGGAAGACAAGTACACGCGCCGCGAAGGCCGCATCTTCCTGAGCGGCGTGCAAGCGCTGGTGCGGTTGCCGATCATGCAGGCACTGCGCGATCAGGCGGCGGGGCTGAATACCGGCGGCTTCATCTCCGGCTATCGCGGCTCGCCGCTCGGCGGCTTCGACCTGGAGCTGTGGAAGGCGAAGAAGCACCTCGAATCGCAGAAGGTGAAGTTCCAGCCGGGTTTGAACGAAGACCTCGGCGCGACCATGGTCTGGGGCTCGCAGCAGACCAACCTGTTCCCGGGCGCGAAATACGACGGCGTGTTCTCGATGTGGTACGGCAAGGGTCCGGGCGTAGACCGTTGCGGCGACGTGTTCAAGCACGGCAATGCCGCCGGCACCTCGAAGTACGGTGGCGTGCTCGCGCTCGCGGCCGACGACCATGCCTGCCGTTCGTCGACCCTGCCGCACGGCTCCGAACATGAATTCGTGTCCGCGTTGATGCCGATCCTGAACCCCGCCGGCGTTCAGGACATCCTCGACATGGGCCTGCTCGGCTGGGCGATGTCGCGCTTCACCGGACGCTGGGTCGGCTTCAAGACGATCGCTGAAACGGTGGAATCCTCGGCCTCGGTCAACGTCAATCCGCACCAGCTCGACATCGTGCTGCCGGACGACTTCGCCCTGCCGAATGGCGGCCTCAACATCCGCTGGCCGGATCCGCCGCTCGATCAGGAAATGCGCCTGCACAAATACGCCGTCGCGGCGGCCGAAGCCTTCGCGCGGGCCAACCGCATCGACAAGACCGTAATCGACTCGCCGCGTGCGCGCTTCGGCATCGTCACCACCGGCAAGAGCTACCTCGACGTGCTGCAGGCGCTCGAATACCTCGGCATCGACCGCACGCATGGCCGAGAGATCGGCATCCGCGTCTACAAGGTCGGCATGACCTGGCCGCTGGAACCGATCGGCATCCGCAACTTCGCGCGCGGGCTCGAAGACATCCTGATCGTCGAAGAGAAGCGCAGCTTCATCGAATCGCAGATGAAGGAAGCGATGTACAACTGGGACCATGCCACCCGCCCGAGCATCGTCGGCAAGTACAACGAAGGCGGCGAATGGATCCTGCCGAGCACCTCGGAGCTGACCCCGGCGATGATCGCGATGGCGATCGCCGCGCGTCTGGCGCGCTTCTTCACCAGCGAGACCATCCAGGATCGCCTGAAGTGGATCGAGGAAAAGGAACGCGAACTGGCCGCACCGCGTGCCAACTTTCCGCGCGCCGCGCATTACTGCTCGGGTTGCCCGCACAATTCCTCGACCGTGGTGCCGGAAGGCTCGCGCGCGCTCGGCGGCATCGGCTGCCACTACATGGTCACCTGGATGGACCGCCGCACCGACACCTTCACCCAGATGGGCGGCGAAGGCACGACCTGGTGCGGCCAGGCACCGTTCACCGAAGAAAAGCACGTCTTCCAGAACCTTGGCGACGGCACGTATTTCCATTCAGGCTCGCTGGCGATTCGTCAGGCGATCGCGGCCAAGGTCAACATCACCTACAAGATCCTCTACAACGACGCGGTCGCGATGACCGGCGGCCAGCCGGTCGACGGCACGCTGACGGTGCCGGACATCGCGCACCAGGTGCGCTCGGAAGGCGTGAAGACGATCATCGTGCTCAGCGACGAGATCGAGAAATGGTCGCGCCCGGAGATCTTCCCGGAAGGCGTCGAATTCCTGCATCGCGACGAACTCGATGCGGTGCAGAAGCGCCTACGCGAAGAGCCCGGCGTCACCGTCATCATCTTCGACCAGACCTGCGCCGCCGAGAAGCGTCGTCGCCGCAAGCGCGGCAAGATGGTCGACCCGGCCAAGCGCACCTTCATCAACCCGGCGGTCTGCGAAGGCTGCGGCGATTGCGGCGTGAAATCGAATTGCGTGTCGGTGATGCCGCTGGAAACCGAATTCGGACGCAAGCGCGAGATCAACCAGAACGACTGCAACAAGGACTTCAGCTGCGTGAAGGGTTTCTGCCCGAGCTTCGTGACCATCGAAGGCGGTGGACTGAAGAAGAAGAAAGGTTCGGGCGCGCAACTGGACGTCGCCAACCTGCCGCTGCCGAGCTTCAAGAGCGATCTCGACCAGCCCTGGAACATCCTCGTCACCGGTATCGGCGGCACCGGCGTCGTCACCATCGGCGCCTTGATCGGCATGGCCGCACATCTCGAAGGCAAGGGGACATCGGTGCTGGACCAGACCGGCCTGGCCCAGAAGGGCGGCGCGGTCACCACGCATGTGCGTGTCGCGCGTTCGCCGAACGACATCCACGCGGTGCGCATCGCCGCCGGTGAAGCCGACCTCGTGCTCGGCTGCGACATGGTCGTGGTCAACGACTACTGGGCGATGTCGAAGATCCGCGCCGGTCGTGCCCATACCGTGCTCAACGGCTATGAAGCCATGCCGGGCACGTTCACGCGCAACCCGGACATGCAGTTCCCGAAACTGCAGATCGTCGACGCCGTGCAGACCGCAATGGGCGGCGACAAGCCGGACCTGATCGACGCCACCGAACTCGCCACCGCCCTGCTCGGCGACTCGATCGCGACCAATACCTTCATGCTCGGCTACGCCTGGCAGAAGGGTTTCGTGCCGGTGTCGATGGAAGCCCTGATGCGCGCGATCGAACTGAATGGCGCAGCGATCGAATTGAACAAGCGCGCGTTCTACTGGGGCCGACTCGCCGCGCACGACATCGCCTCGGTGAAGAAGGCCGCGGCGGTGCGTTCGGCACCGGCCTTCATCGATTTCGTCGGCGCCTCGGAAGCCGCGACCGATGCGCACGAGCACCTCGCGACCTCCGCCGCGTTCGAAGGCTTCGGCAAGCTTGCGCAATCGCTCGACGAGACGATTGCGCTGCGCGTGAAGTATCTCAGCGAGTATCAGGACACTGCCTACGCCCAGCGCTACAAGGCCCTGGTCGCACAAGTGCGCGCGGCCGAAGCGAAGCTCGGCAGCAGCAGCGCACTCGCCGAGACGGTCGCACGCTATGCCTTCAAGCTGCTGGCCTACAAGGACGAATACGAAGTCGCGCGCCTTTACACCACCGGCGATTTCCAGAAGCGCATCGCCGAAACCTTCGACGGCGACTACACGATCCGCTTCAACCTGGCACCGCCGCTGCTCGCGAAGAAAGATGCCGACGGCCATCTGGTGAAGTCGGAATACGGTCCGTGGATCTTCACCGCATTCAAGCTGCTGGCGAAGTTCAAGGGCCTGCGCGGCGGCTTCTTCGACGTGTTCGGCCGCACCGCCGAACGCAAGATGGAGCGCCAGCTGATCGTCGACTATTTCCGCACCGTCGAGGAACTGATCGGCAAGCTCGACGCCGGCAACCTCGCCCTCGCCGTCCAGATCGCCGAAGTGCCCGAACACATCCGCGGCTACGGCCACGTCAAGGAAGCGCACCTCGCGAAAGCGAAGGCGAAGGAAGCGGAACTGCTGGCGCGATTCCGCAATCCGGTGGCGGTGGAGGCGGCGAAGGCGGCGTAA
- a CDS encoding ParA family protein → MRTILIASPKGGCGKTTVATNLAAFYATAGKETVLIDCDRQGSSLHWAEKRAALAHPVLGMAGKPGSKVTVKVPSGTKRCIVDTAAGIRVAEVAELLDAADALLIPVMPSVIDLEASEAFFAELAELPALKRKKFPVAIIANRTKPWTNATQMAIARLKESPFPVIAELRDSQGYVLLAGLGKSLFDYHSEQTRSHQDDWAPLLKWLKKLD, encoded by the coding sequence ATGCGCACGATCCTGATTGCAAGTCCCAAGGGCGGTTGCGGCAAGACCACGGTCGCGACCAATCTGGCGGCGTTTTACGCGACCGCGGGCAAGGAAACGGTCCTGATCGATTGCGACCGGCAAGGCTCGTCGCTGCACTGGGCCGAGAAGCGGGCGGCGCTGGCGCATCCGGTGCTCGGCATGGCCGGCAAGCCCGGGTCCAAGGTGACGGTCAAGGTGCCAAGCGGGACCAAGCGCTGCATCGTCGACACGGCCGCTGGCATCCGCGTCGCTGAAGTCGCCGAGTTGCTCGACGCCGCCGACGCGCTGCTCATTCCGGTGATGCCCTCGGTCATCGATCTCGAAGCCTCGGAAGCCTTCTTCGCCGAACTGGCGGAACTGCCGGCGTTGAAGCGCAAGAAGTTTCCGGTCGCGATCATCGCCAATCGCACCAAGCCCTGGACCAATGCGACCCAGATGGCGATCGCACGATTGAAGGAATCGCCGTTTCCGGTCATCGCGGAACTGCGCGACTCGCAGGGCTATGTGTTGCTGGCCGGTCTCGGCAAGAGCCTGTTCGACTATCACAGCGAGCAGACGCGCTCGCACCAGGACGACTGGGCACCGTTGCTGAAGTGGTTGAAGAAGCTCGATTGA